A window from Triticum aestivum cultivar Chinese Spring chromosome 6D, IWGSC CS RefSeq v2.1, whole genome shotgun sequence encodes these proteins:
- the LOC123145524 gene encoding craniofacial development protein 1 isoform X1, with the protein MVADEKLPASGDANNSEQQLHDTDTKSRVEDMWKKMNSGLPVKMPKPAMVKLKTAAKEKKPKATNNWMTILGLPPKKASANDQVPKNVQQQTQHETSEDAKKLAANALAAVRDAATAASGRGKVEITEVRDFAGKDIEIKKLVDADSKEAVEKASAAGASPSAVDNILEQIRKKQKLSVLDKTKKDWGEYKAEKGVEEELGAYKKSSNQYLDRQSFLKRADYREYELERDARLSLMAKRKSESMQDDDV; encoded by the exons atggttgcagatgaaaaactgCCAGCTTCTGGAGATGCTAACAACTCAGAGCAACAGCTTCATGATACTG ACACAAAATCACGTGTGGAGGATATGTGGAAGAAAATGAACAGCGGTTTGCCTGTGAAGATGCCCAAACCTGCTATGGTTAAGCTCAAAACAgcagcaaaagaaaagaaacctaAGGCCACAAAT AACTGGATGACCATTCTGGGCCTTCCACCAAAAAAGGCTTCTGCAAATGATCAAGTCCCAAAAAATGTGCAACAACAGACACAACACGAAACAAGTGAGGATGCCAAAAAACTTGCGGCGAACGCTCTTGCAGCTGTTAGAGATGCCGCTACTGCTGCATCTGGAAGAGGGAAAGTGGAG ATAACCGAGGTAAGGGACTTTGCTGGCAAGGATATTGAGATCAAGAAACTCGTAGATGCGGATTCAAAGGAAGCGGTTGAGAAGGCCAGTGCGGCGGGTGCCTCGCCGTCGGCTGTGGACAACATTCTGGAGCAGAtaaggaagaagcagaagctgAGTGTCCTGGACAAGACGAAGAAAGACTGGGGAGAGTACAAGGCAGAGAAGGgcgtggaggaggagctgggggcgTACAAGAAGAGCTCGAACCAGTACCTTGATAGGCAGTCGTTCTTGAAGAGAGCCGATTACAGGGAGTACGAGCTCGAGCGGGACGCACGCTTGTCGTTGATGGCCAAGCGGAAGAGCGAGAGCATGCAGGACGATGATGTCTAG
- the LOC123145524 gene encoding craniofacial development protein 1 isoform X2, with amino-acid sequence MWKKMNSGLPVKMPKPAMVKLKTAAKEKKPKATNNWMTILGLPPKKASANDQVPKNVQQQTQHETSEDAKKLAANALAAVRDAATAASGRGKVEITEVRDFAGKDIEIKKLVDADSKEAVEKASAAGASPSAVDNILEQIRKKQKLSVLDKTKKDWGEYKAEKGVEEELGAYKKSSNQYLDRQSFLKRADYREYELERDARLSLMAKRKSESMQDDDV; translated from the exons ATGTGGAAGAAAATGAACAGCGGTTTGCCTGTGAAGATGCCCAAACCTGCTATGGTTAAGCTCAAAACAgcagcaaaagaaaagaaacctaAGGCCACAAAT AACTGGATGACCATTCTGGGCCTTCCACCAAAAAAGGCTTCTGCAAATGATCAAGTCCCAAAAAATGTGCAACAACAGACACAACACGAAACAAGTGAGGATGCCAAAAAACTTGCGGCGAACGCTCTTGCAGCTGTTAGAGATGCCGCTACTGCTGCATCTGGAAGAGGGAAAGTGGAG ATAACCGAGGTAAGGGACTTTGCTGGCAAGGATATTGAGATCAAGAAACTCGTAGATGCGGATTCAAAGGAAGCGGTTGAGAAGGCCAGTGCGGCGGGTGCCTCGCCGTCGGCTGTGGACAACATTCTGGAGCAGAtaaggaagaagcagaagctgAGTGTCCTGGACAAGACGAAGAAAGACTGGGGAGAGTACAAGGCAGAGAAGGgcgtggaggaggagctgggggcgTACAAGAAGAGCTCGAACCAGTACCTTGATAGGCAGTCGTTCTTGAAGAGAGCCGATTACAGGGAGTACGAGCTCGAGCGGGACGCACGCTTGTCGTTGATGGCCAAGCGGAAGAGCGAGAGCATGCAGGACGATGATGTCTAG